A genomic region of Mesorhizobium sp. NZP2077 contains the following coding sequences:
- a CDS encoding TetR/AcrR family transcriptional regulator, translated as MSGLRARQKADRHRRIIEAAAELFREAGYEGAKIETIAAQAEVSIGTIYNYYENKGDILGAIVSLEVNEVLNAGRGVVARPPANVGDALDTLIGIYIEHSLHYLSKEMWRQAMAISTQLPDSPFGQAYTALDRSLTEQIRALIARLQELGLVRRDIDGTALGELIFNNMNMMFIEFVKRDEAKIPELRAAIRRQNRILVAAIGV; from the coding sequence ATGAGCGGATTGCGGGCGAGGCAAAAGGCGGACCGGCACAGGCGCATCATCGAGGCGGCGGCAGAGCTTTTTCGCGAGGCCGGCTATGAGGGCGCCAAGATCGAAACCATCGCCGCACAGGCGGAAGTGTCGATCGGCACGATCTACAATTACTATGAGAACAAGGGCGACATCCTCGGCGCCATCGTCTCGCTGGAGGTCAACGAGGTGCTCAACGCTGGGCGCGGCGTCGTCGCCAGACCGCCGGCCAATGTTGGCGATGCGCTGGACACGCTGATCGGCATCTATATCGAGCATTCGCTGCACTATCTCAGCAAGGAGATGTGGCGGCAGGCCATGGCGATCTCGACACAACTGCCCGACAGCCCGTTCGGCCAGGCCTACACCGCGCTCGACCGCTCACTCACCGAACAGATCCGCGCGCTGATCGCCCGGCTGCAGGAGCTTGGCCTGGTGCGGAGGGATATCGACGGCACGGCGCTCGGCGAACTGATCTTCAACAACATGAACATGATGTTCATCGAATTCGTTAAGCGAGACGAGGCGAAGATACCGGAACTGCGCGCGGCAATACGCCGGCAGAACCGGATATTGGTGGCGGCGATCGGGGTTTGA
- a CDS encoding spermidine/putrescine ABC transporter substrate-binding protein, with translation MSVKSGNSLSVLKRHLHAACAATALLLGAGSLAEAADLNALIWCDHSDPALLQPFEEANNVKVNVKEFEGTGAGMAIVDQSQPGDWDVMVIDSIDVPRGVEKGLFEPLPEDKLPLADLFPQVKMDGSTVVGGKRYGITEKFGYNTIGFNKTKVDPADMQSLVSLTSDKYKGKVAIYDYYLPVIGMAALAIGKKTAELTEADLPALKEELLKMKANAKLVGEVTASQTALATGEVDILVGGGEWVTAGLAKENPALDFSIPKEGAVLWSQSLAMFKDSKNKDLALKFIQYIMSPEGQARLATSSCYWGMPANTKAALTDDQKKVLRFDEQPGFLARAQAYPAPNADLDKKMQDMWTEMLQAK, from the coding sequence ATGTCCGTCAAATCCGGGAATTCGCTTTCCGTCCTGAAGCGCCATCTGCACGCGGCGTGCGCCGCCACGGCGCTGCTGCTTGGTGCAGGCAGCCTCGCCGAGGCCGCCGATCTCAACGCGCTGATCTGGTGCGACCATTCCGACCCGGCGCTGCTGCAGCCTTTCGAGGAGGCCAACAACGTCAAGGTCAATGTCAAGGAGTTCGAAGGCACGGGCGCTGGGATGGCGATCGTCGATCAGTCGCAGCCAGGCGACTGGGACGTGATGGTGATCGACTCGATCGACGTGCCGCGAGGCGTCGAAAAGGGCCTGTTCGAGCCACTGCCGGAAGACAAGCTGCCGCTGGCCGACCTCTTCCCGCAGGTGAAGATGGACGGCTCGACCGTGGTCGGCGGCAAGCGCTACGGCATCACCGAAAAATTCGGCTACAACACGATCGGCTTCAACAAGACCAAGGTCGATCCGGCCGACATGCAATCCCTGGTGTCGCTGACATCAGACAAGTACAAGGGCAAGGTCGCCATCTACGACTATTACCTGCCGGTCATCGGCATGGCAGCGCTCGCCATCGGCAAGAAGACGGCTGAGCTGACCGAAGCCGACCTTCCCGCCCTCAAGGAAGAGCTGCTCAAGATGAAGGCCAACGCCAAGCTGGTCGGCGAAGTCACCGCCAGCCAGACCGCGCTCGCCACCGGCGAGGTCGACATACTGGTCGGCGGCGGCGAATGGGTGACGGCGGGGCTGGCCAAAGAGAACCCGGCGCTGGATTTCTCGATCCCGAAAGAGGGCGCGGTGCTTTGGTCGCAGTCGCTCGCAATGTTCAAGGATTCCAAGAACAAGGATCTGGCGCTGAAGTTCATCCAATACATTATGAGCCCCGAAGGGCAGGCGCGGCTTGCCACCTCCTCCTGCTACTGGGGCATGCCCGCCAACACCAAGGCCGCACTGACCGACGACCAGAAGAAGGTCCTGCGTTTCGACGAGCAGCCGGGCTTCCTGGCCCGCGCGCAGGCCTATCCGGCGCCGAATGCCGATCTCGACAAGAAGATGCAGGACATGTGGACCGAAATGCTGCAGGCGAAATGA
- a CDS encoding ABC transporter permease — MSSTGNSGRVLPWALVTPALGWTVLFFVLPFIAMGFSSLTAHEGGGFTLSNYSQFFTNPSYWQAMVNSLQVTAIVTMVSVLLAYPFAWILAEQVPERWQRLALMLAVLPFWTSYVVRSYSWLLVLAQNGVINRALTGSGLISEPLQLANTRLATVTGFVHFFVMLLTLTIFANLKQLSPSYRKAAADLGAGPVRTFLHVVLPLTLPGIMVGAFLTFVLCIGDYITPQILGGNNELLMPQLVMMQIGRRGDFPLASALSIILMAVVTIAYLACARWLKIERA; from the coding sequence GTGAGTTCAACCGGGAACAGCGGACGTGTCCTGCCCTGGGCGCTGGTCACGCCGGCGCTTGGCTGGACGGTGCTGTTCTTCGTGCTGCCCTTCATCGCCATGGGGTTTTCGAGCCTCACGGCACATGAGGGTGGCGGCTTCACGCTTAGCAACTACAGCCAGTTCTTCACCAACCCCTCCTACTGGCAGGCGATGGTGAACTCGTTGCAGGTGACCGCGATCGTCACCATGGTCTCCGTGCTGCTCGCCTACCCCTTTGCCTGGATTCTTGCCGAACAGGTGCCGGAACGCTGGCAGCGGCTGGCGCTGATGCTGGCCGTGCTGCCGTTCTGGACGTCCTATGTCGTGCGCTCGTACTCCTGGCTGTTGGTGCTGGCGCAGAACGGTGTCATCAACCGCGCGCTCACCGGTTCCGGCCTGATCAGCGAACCGCTGCAGCTCGCCAATACTCGGCTAGCCACTGTCACCGGCTTCGTGCATTTCTTCGTCATGCTGCTGACGCTGACCATTTTCGCCAACCTCAAGCAGCTCAGTCCGAGCTATCGAAAAGCCGCCGCCGATCTCGGCGCCGGGCCGGTGCGCACCTTCCTGCATGTCGTTTTGCCGTTGACCTTGCCCGGCATCATGGTCGGCGCCTTCCTGACCTTCGTGCTGTGCATCGGCGACTACATCACGCCGCAGATTCTCGGCGGCAACAACGAGCTTCTGATGCCGCAGCTGGTGATGATGCAGATCGGCCGGCGCGGCGATTTTCCGCTGGCCTCGGCGCTGTCGATCATCCTGATGGCGGTGGTCACCATCGCCTACCTCGCCTGCGCCCGCTGGCTGAAGATCGAGCGGGCCTGA
- a CDS encoding ABC transporter permease, producing the protein MRSIVRIASWLYALAVYGFIFLPVVVLVLFSLQATSFPIPPFTGPSLRWYEAVLSDTRLTSALVNSLLVASISSATAVTLGFLCAWGFARFVLPGSGLLRGLITLPLTVSYLIIGMGLLVLFNWAGVPKSLLAAGIGHVVINLPLCFAIIYSQMGDHQINIERAARDLGAPEWKVVLLITVPVMAPAIFAGFFLSMTFSWDEFVISFLLTRFDTTLPVEIWNLLRSGLNPKTNAIGSLVFAVSIVLVVLFELTLLRRRKT; encoded by the coding sequence ATGCGCAGCATTGTCCGCATCGCTTCCTGGCTCTACGCGCTTGCCGTCTACGGCTTCATCTTCCTGCCGGTGGTGGTGCTGGTGCTGTTTTCGCTGCAGGCGACGTCGTTTCCGATCCCGCCCTTCACCGGCCCGTCGCTGCGCTGGTACGAGGCGGTGCTCTCCGACACGCGGCTGACCTCGGCGCTGGTCAATTCGCTGTTGGTGGCGTCAATCTCGTCAGCCACCGCCGTCACGCTCGGCTTCCTCTGCGCCTGGGGCTTTGCACGGTTCGTGCTGCCGGGCTCCGGTCTGCTGCGCGGCTTGATCACGCTGCCGCTGACGGTCAGCTATCTCATCATCGGCATGGGGCTGCTGGTGCTGTTCAACTGGGCCGGCGTGCCGAAATCGCTGCTTGCGGCCGGCATCGGCCACGTCGTGATCAACCTGCCGCTCTGCTTTGCCATCATCTACAGCCAGATGGGCGACCACCAGATCAACATCGAGCGCGCCGCGCGCGATCTGGGTGCGCCGGAATGGAAGGTGGTGCTCTTGATCACAGTGCCGGTCATGGCACCGGCGATCTTCGCCGGCTTCTTCCTGTCGATGACCTTCTCCTGGGACGAATTTGTGATCTCTTTCCTGCTGACCCGATTCGACACGACGCTGCCGGTGGAAATCTGGAACCTGCTGCGCTCCGGCCTCAACCCGAAAACCAACGCGATCGGTTCGCTGGTCTTCGCCGTCTCCATCGTGCTGGTCGTGCTGTTCGAACTGACATTGCTGCGCCGGAGAAAGACATGA
- a CDS encoding ABC transporter ATP-binding protein: MTAALVDIRAVSHRFGQLAVLKNVSLKIEPGSYTILLGPSGSGKTTLLSILGGFVTPSEGKVFIRGEDCTAVPPAKRPTTTVFQDYALFPHMSVGGNVGFGLRMQGVDGTTRAAKAREALALVGLATAFDKKPHQLSGGQRQRVALARALVIEPAVLLLDEPLGALDLKLRRQMQDELKAIQKRVGTAFIHVTHDQEEAMALADHCVVMNDGRIEDEGPPERVYARPATRFSATFMGESTILAGKVTQAKDRTSRVETPAGAVFVPGALPAGSAVALAIRPEHLLLGGAAGSASLGMAEVTDVVFQGSFKRVLAVSVADPSLQFIAKLPASATVQPGDTVAVSCDTDQIIVLTD, translated from the coding sequence ATGACCGCTGCTCTGGTCGATATCCGCGCTGTCTCACACCGTTTCGGGCAGCTGGCGGTGCTGAAGAACGTCTCGCTCAAGATCGAGCCCGGCAGCTACACGATCCTGCTTGGGCCGTCGGGTTCCGGCAAGACGACACTGCTGTCCATACTGGGCGGCTTCGTCACGCCCAGCGAAGGCAAGGTGTTCATCCGCGGCGAGGACTGCACCGCGGTGCCGCCGGCAAAACGCCCGACGACGACTGTGTTCCAGGACTATGCGCTGTTTCCGCATATGAGCGTCGGCGGCAATGTCGGCTTTGGGCTGCGCATGCAGGGCGTCGATGGAACGACACGGGCGGCAAAGGCCCGCGAGGCTCTGGCGTTGGTTGGGCTGGCCACCGCCTTCGACAAGAAGCCGCACCAGCTCTCGGGCGGCCAGCGGCAACGCGTGGCGTTGGCGCGGGCGCTGGTGATCGAACCGGCAGTGCTTCTGCTCGACGAGCCGCTCGGTGCGCTCGACCTCAAACTGCGCCGGCAGATGCAGGACGAGTTGAAGGCGATCCAGAAGCGCGTCGGCACCGCCTTCATCCATGTCACCCACGACCAGGAAGAAGCGATGGCGCTGGCCGACCACTGCGTGGTGATGAATGACGGCCGCATCGAGGATGAAGGACCGCCCGAGCGCGTCTATGCCAGGCCGGCGACGCGTTTTTCGGCCACCTTCATGGGCGAAAGCACCATCCTTGCCGGCAAGGTCACGCAAGCCAAGGACAGGACGAGCAGGGTAGAGACGCCGGCCGGAGCGGTTTTTGTGCCCGGCGCCTTGCCTGCGGGCTCGGCTGTTGCGCTGGCCATACGGCCGGAGCATCTCCTCCTTGGCGGGGCTGCCGGCTCCGCAAGTCTCGGTATGGCGGAAGTAACCGACGTCGTCTTCCAGGGCAGTTTCAAACGCGTGCTTGCCGTTTCAGTCGCGGATCCCTCGTTGCAGTTCATTGCAAAGCTGCCGGCATCAGCCACCGTCCAGCCCGGCGACACTGTGGCCGTTTCGTGCGATACCGACCAGATCATCGTTTTGACGGACTGA
- a CDS encoding MBL fold metallo-hydrolase: protein MGSLPVIDAPDWYETIRMADGVTLIHEPWIKPFFRCNIWHVRGRDRDLLFDSGLGHFSLRTHVPLVTERKLTCVASHTHFDHIGCHHEFPDRCVHRAEAKILADPRNEWTVADRYATDDMFDRLPQGWESSRYRILPAPADRLLDHGDVVDLGDRAFEVIHTPGHSPGGIALYEDKTGLLLSGDIIYDGPLIDDVYHSEIPDYVETLLAMRELDVSIVHGGHFPSFGKVHYRQLIDEYLAQKRQAGCHLSQRP, encoded by the coding sequence ATGGGCAGCCTTCCGGTCATCGACGCACCAGACTGGTACGAGACCATCCGCATGGCCGATGGTGTCACGCTGATCCACGAGCCGTGGATAAAACCGTTCTTCCGCTGCAACATCTGGCATGTGCGTGGGCGCGACCGGGATCTCCTGTTCGACAGCGGTCTCGGCCATTTCAGCTTGCGCACACATGTGCCGCTGGTCACGGAACGCAAGCTGACCTGCGTCGCCAGCCATACGCATTTCGATCACATCGGCTGCCATCACGAATTTCCCGACCGCTGCGTGCACCGCGCCGAAGCAAAAATCCTCGCTGATCCGCGCAACGAATGGACGGTGGCCGACCGCTATGCGACCGACGATATGTTCGATCGATTGCCGCAAGGTTGGGAGTCGTCCCGCTACCGGATCCTGCCGGCCCCGGCCGACCGCCTGCTCGACCATGGCGACGTCGTCGATCTCGGCGACCGCGCCTTCGAGGTGATCCACACACCCGGCCATTCGCCCGGCGGCATCGCGCTCTACGAGGACAAGACCGGCCTCTTGCTGTCCGGCGACATCATCTATGACGGCCCGCTGATCGACGACGTCTACCATTCGGAGATCCCAGACTATGTCGAGACGCTGCTCGCCATGCGCGAACTCGATGTCTCGATCGTGCATGGCGGCCATTTCCCGAGCTTCGGCAAGGTGCACTATCGCCAATTGATCGACGAGTATCTTGCGCAGAAACGCCAGGCCGGCTGCCACCTGAGCCAGCGCCCCTGA
- the glf gene encoding UDP-galactopyranose mutase: MDKNLLSEADILIVGAGFYGATLAERIATQLGRRVLVIDRRQHIGGNAYTERDPATGVEIHRYGPHLFHTSNEEVWNYLRAFTGFTAYRHRAFSTYRDKVYPLPINLATICQFFGKRFSPNEARGMIAEQAAELGDGPPANLEEKAISLVGRPLYEAFIKGYTAKQWQTDPLELPAQIIARLPVRYTFEDGYFNDRFQGQPVDGYTAIFEKMLAHELIETRLGVDFFDIKPLLPKDLPVVYTGPIDRYFDYSEGELGWRTIDIDLEVMDTPDHQGTAIMNYADEAVPYTRVVEFRHFNPERQHKSDKTLIGREYSRFAGRNDEPYYPIDTRRDQAVYRRYLERAAAEKNLHLGGRLGTYRYLDMHQAIGAALKAFETVLGPYFTGKLDSVSRSL, from the coding sequence ATGGACAAGAACCTGCTCAGCGAAGCCGACATTCTGATTGTCGGCGCAGGCTTTTATGGCGCGACGCTCGCCGAGCGCATCGCCACGCAACTGGGCCGGCGTGTGCTGGTGATCGACCGGCGCCAACACATTGGCGGGAATGCCTATACCGAACGAGATCCCGCCACCGGCGTCGAGATCCATCGCTACGGGCCGCATCTGTTCCATACATCCAACGAGGAGGTCTGGAATTATCTGCGCGCCTTCACCGGTTTCACGGCCTATCGCCATCGTGCGTTTTCGACCTATCGCGACAAGGTCTATCCGCTGCCAATCAACCTCGCCACGATCTGCCAGTTCTTCGGCAAGCGGTTCAGCCCCAATGAGGCGCGCGGCATGATCGCCGAGCAGGCGGCGGAGCTTGGCGACGGCCCGCCGGCCAATCTCGAGGAGAAGGCGATTTCCCTCGTCGGCCGTCCACTCTACGAGGCTTTCATCAAGGGCTATACCGCCAAGCAATGGCAAACGGACCCCCTCGAACTGCCGGCACAGATCATCGCGCGCCTGCCGGTCCGCTATACATTCGAGGACGGCTATTTCAACGATCGTTTCCAGGGCCAACCTGTGGATGGCTATACAGCGATCTTCGAAAAGATGCTCGCGCATGAACTCATCGAAACACGGCTTGGCGTCGACTTCTTCGATATCAAACCCTTGCTGCCGAAAGACCTGCCGGTCGTCTACACCGGTCCGATCGACCGCTATTTCGACTACTCAGAGGGCGAGCTCGGCTGGCGGACGATCGATATCGATCTCGAGGTCATGGACACGCCGGATCATCAGGGCACGGCGATCATGAACTATGCCGACGAGGCCGTACCCTACACCCGCGTCGTCGAGTTCCGGCATTTCAATCCGGAACGCCAGCACAAGAGCGACAAGACACTCATCGGCCGCGAGTATTCCCGTTTTGCCGGCCGCAACGACGAACCCTACTATCCGATCGACACGCGCCGGGACCAGGCGGTGTACCGTCGTTATCTCGAACGGGCGGCCGCCGAGAAAAACCTGCATCTGGGCGGACGGCTGGGCACCTACCGGTATCTCGACATGCATCAGGCGATCGGCGCGGCCTTGAAGGCCTTCGAAACCGTGCTTGGACCCTACTTCACCGGCAAGCTCGATTCAGTTTCACGGTCGCTATGA
- a CDS encoding NAD-dependent epimerase/dehydratase family protein, translated as MARSVLVSGGCGFIGSHLVDRLLRRDDLETLVVVDNLWTGLRDNIAHVADPRFNLRIADAESFTATRHFDEIIHLASPASPIWYMREPARTIRANIGGALNLLSLLRPGGRFCFASTSEVYGDPMVSPQPESYRGSVDCTGPRASYDESKRCTEALLFEEQRVSGLDVRVVRLFNTYGPRTRIDDGRAVSNFVSQALTTGILTVYGDGSQSRSWGYVDDIVDGLERFFWRDSISPRGPLNIGNNREVSVLETAKFVSSLVPGSRIEHHAPAPQDPTNRCPDLTLARQVLPGWEAKTSYQEGIRRTFEWFRRQISTDSRSAASA; from the coding sequence ATGGCGCGCAGTGTGTTGGTTTCTGGGGGCTGCGGCTTCATTGGCTCCCATCTTGTCGATCGCCTGCTGCGGCGCGATGATCTGGAAACGCTTGTCGTCGTCGACAATCTGTGGACCGGATTGCGCGACAACATTGCCCATGTCGCGGATCCGCGTTTCAACCTGCGGATTGCCGATGCCGAAAGCTTCACGGCCACCCGGCATTTCGATGAGATCATCCATCTGGCGTCACCGGCTTCGCCCATATGGTACATGCGCGAGCCGGCGCGCACGATCAGGGCCAACATAGGCGGCGCGCTCAATCTTCTATCGTTGCTCAGGCCCGGCGGCCGCTTCTGTTTCGCCTCGACCTCGGAAGTCTATGGCGATCCCATGGTGTCGCCGCAACCGGAGAGCTACCGGGGATCCGTGGACTGCACCGGGCCAAGGGCTTCCTATGATGAAAGCAAGCGCTGTACCGAGGCGCTGCTGTTCGAAGAGCAACGCGTCAGCGGGCTCGATGTCCGCGTCGTCAGGTTGTTCAACACCTATGGGCCGCGAACGCGCATCGATGATGGCCGCGCTGTTTCGAATTTTGTCAGCCAGGCCCTGACCACGGGAATCCTGACCGTCTATGGCGACGGCTCGCAATCGCGCAGCTGGGGCTACGTCGACGATATCGTCGATGGGTTGGAGCGTTTCTTCTGGCGTGACAGCATCTCGCCCCGCGGCCCCTTGAACATCGGCAACAATCGCGAGGTCTCGGTTCTCGAGACCGCGAAATTCGTCAGTTCGCTTGTGCCGGGCAGCCGCATCGAACACCATGCGCCTGCCCCGCAGGATCCGACGAACCGGTGCCCGGACTTGACCTTGGCAAGACAGGTTCTTCCCGGATGGGAGGCAAAGACCAGCTACCAGGAAGGGATACGGCGCACCTTCGAATGGTTTCGCCGACAGATTTCGACTGACAGCAGATCGGCGGCGTCAGCCTGA
- a CDS encoding NAD kinase, which translates to MSTAANSIAFVSSDTADAMAALESLSARYGQCSIAEAAVVVALGGDGFLLQTLRDTMGTGKKVYGMNRGTIGFLMNEYRSGGLTERIAAAVAETIRPLEMLAVTSEGETVSALAINEVALWRQSYQTAKIRISVDEQIRLEELSCDGVMIATPAGSTAYNLSAHGPILPLDAPLLALTPVSPFRPRRWRGALLSNKATVRFDILEPEKRPVNAAADHTEVKAVTSVTVRESPTATATLLFDPNHSWNERILAEQFRY; encoded by the coding sequence ATGAGCACAGCCGCCAACAGCATCGCCTTCGTCTCGTCCGACACAGCAGACGCCATGGCGGCGCTGGAAAGTCTGTCGGCGCGTTATGGCCAATGTTCGATCGCGGAGGCCGCAGTCGTGGTGGCCCTGGGCGGCGACGGCTTCCTGCTGCAGACCTTGCGCGACACGATGGGAACGGGAAAGAAGGTCTACGGCATGAACCGTGGCACCATCGGGTTCCTGATGAATGAGTATCGTTCCGGGGGACTCACCGAGCGAATCGCGGCCGCGGTCGCCGAAACCATCCGCCCGCTGGAAATGCTGGCCGTCACCTCGGAAGGCGAAACCGTTTCGGCGCTGGCGATCAACGAAGTTGCGCTGTGGCGCCAATCCTATCAGACAGCCAAGATCCGCATCAGCGTCGATGAACAGATCCGGCTCGAGGAACTGAGCTGCGACGGCGTCATGATCGCCACGCCAGCCGGATCCACCGCCTACAACCTCTCCGCACACGGCCCGATCCTGCCGCTCGACGCACCACTGCTGGCGCTGACCCCAGTCAGCCCGTTTCGCCCACGCCGTTGGCGTGGCGCTTTGCTCTCCAACAAGGCAACCGTGCGCTTCGACATTCTGGAGCCGGAAAAACGGCCGGTGAACGCCGCCGCCGATCACACCGAGGTCAAGGCGGTGACTTCGGTGACGGTGCGGGAATCGCCGACGGCGACGGCGACATTGCTGTTCGATCCCAATCATTCCTGGAACGAGCGCATCCTTGCCGAACAGTTCCGCTACTGA
- a CDS encoding DEAD/DEAH box helicase, whose protein sequence is MSSDTTTAQEALTFADLGLSPKVLSAVTDAGYTQPTPIQAGAIPHALLGKDILGIAQTGTGKTASFVLPMLTRLEKGRARARMPRTLILEPTRELAAQVEENFIRYGKNHKLNIALLIGGVSFDEQDKKLERGADVLIATPGRLLDHRERGKLLLNGVEILVIDEADRMLDMGFIPDIERICEMIPFTRQTLFFSATMPPEITKLTEKFLHAPVRVEVSKAASAATNIIQRLVKSGSKPWDKRETLRNLIKAEDAELKNAIIFCNRKVEVSELFRSLLKYDFDAGALHGDMDQRARMQMLANFRDGKLRYLVASDVAARGLDIPDVSHVFNYDVPIHAEDYVHRIGRTGRAGRSGKSFTIATKSDTKYIDAIERLIGNKIEWHDGDLSTVVASEGGEDDAPRRGKGAPRRAGRKDDDRKDRGERKKGGERRAKHREEDASTVVAQQEQPDVAETAVADIGERRARKEAIRSENTERKSSDRNEQRAPERGDTRPQRDSNRPARHRHQEDNDTTVGFGDDMPAFMRIVAKV, encoded by the coding sequence TTGTCCTCAGACACCACGACCGCTCAAGAAGCGTTGACCTTCGCAGACCTCGGCCTGTCGCCGAAGGTCCTTTCCGCAGTCACCGATGCCGGCTACACGCAGCCGACGCCGATCCAGGCTGGTGCCATCCCGCATGCCTTGCTCGGCAAGGATATTCTGGGCATCGCCCAGACCGGCACCGGCAAGACGGCTTCCTTTGTGTTGCCGATGCTGACCCGCCTCGAAAAGGGCCGGGCACGCGCCCGCATGCCGCGCACGCTGATCCTGGAGCCGACGCGCGAACTCGCCGCACAGGTCGAAGAGAACTTCATCAGATACGGCAAGAACCACAAGCTCAACATCGCGCTTTTGATCGGCGGCGTGTCGTTCGACGAGCAGGACAAGAAGCTGGAGCGTGGCGCCGACGTGCTGATCGCGACGCCTGGCCGTCTGCTCGACCACCGCGAACGCGGCAAGCTTCTGCTTAACGGCGTCGAGATCCTCGTCATCGACGAGGCCGACCGCATGCTCGACATGGGCTTCATTCCCGATATCGAGCGCATCTGCGAAATGATCCCGTTCACCCGGCAGACGCTGTTCTTCTCGGCGACCATGCCGCCGGAAATCACCAAGCTGACGGAAAAGTTCCTGCACGCGCCCGTACGCGTCGAGGTTTCGAAGGCTGCGTCCGCCGCAACCAACATTATCCAGCGGCTGGTGAAATCCGGATCGAAGCCATGGGACAAGCGCGAAACGTTGCGCAACCTCATCAAGGCCGAAGACGCGGAGCTGAAGAACGCCATCATCTTCTGCAACCGCAAGGTCGAAGTGTCGGAGCTGTTCCGCTCGCTGCTGAAGTATGATTTCGATGCCGGCGCCCTGCACGGCGACATGGACCAGCGCGCCCGCATGCAGATGCTGGCCAATTTCCGTGACGGCAAGCTTCGTTATCTCGTGGCTTCGGACGTCGCCGCGCGCGGCCTCGACATCCCCGATGTCAGCCACGTCTTCAACTATGACGTGCCGATCCATGCCGAGGACTATGTCCATCGCATCGGCCGCACCGGCCGCGCCGGGCGCTCCGGCAAGTCGTTCACCATCGCGACCAAGTCCGACACCAAATACATCGACGCCATCGAACGGCTGATCGGCAACAAGATCGAGTGGCATGACGGTGACCTGTCGACGGTCGTGGCCAGCGAAGGCGGTGAGGACGATGCTCCGCGCCGTGGCAAAGGCGCGCCGCGCCGTGCCGGCCGCAAGGACGACGATCGCAAGGACAGGGGCGAGCGCAAGAAGGGCGGCGAACGTCGCGCCAAACACAGAGAGGAAGACGCCTCGACCGTGGTCGCACAGCAGGAACAGCCCGATGTGGCTGAGACGGCTGTCGCCGACATTGGTGAACGGCGTGCGCGCAAGGAGGCGATCCGTTCGGAAAACACCGAACGCAAATCCTCCGATCGCAACGAACAGCGCGCACCGGAACGGGGCGATACCAGGCCGCAGCGCGACAGCAACCGCCCTGCCCGTCACCGCCACCAGGAAGACAACGACACCACCGTTGGCTTCGGCGATGACATGCCGGCCTTCATGCGCATCGTCGCCAAGGTCTGA
- a CDS encoding OmpA family protein yields MKKTVLVVVATALLVSACTTTDPYTGDQKISNTAAGAGLGALAGASLGLLAGGNDRRNALIGAGIGALAGGAIGATMDQNEAELRRQLEGTGVSVTRSGDQIILNMPSDITFNVDQDAVKPGFYPVLNSVALVLKKFKQTTVDVFGHTDSTGGEQHNFDLSQRRALAVANYLSGQGVDQRRFAVTGFGKTRPIASNATAAGREQNRRVEIQLSPLT; encoded by the coding sequence ATGAAGAAGACCGTGCTCGTCGTCGTGGCGACGGCTTTGCTCGTGAGCGCTTGCACCACCACCGATCCGTATACGGGCGACCAGAAGATTTCCAACACCGCCGCGGGTGCCGGTCTTGGTGCCCTGGCGGGCGCCAGCCTTGGTCTGCTTGCCGGCGGCAATGACCGCCGCAACGCGCTGATCGGCGCCGGCATCGGTGCGCTGGCCGGCGGCGCCATCGGCGCCACCATGGATCAGAACGAAGCTGAACTGCGCCGGCAGCTCGAGGGCACTGGCGTCAGCGTCACCCGTAGTGGCGACCAGATCATCCTCAATATGCCGTCTGACATCACCTTCAATGTCGATCAGGATGCGGTGAAGCCCGGCTTCTATCCGGTGCTGAACTCGGTTGCTCTGGTGCTGAAGAAGTTCAAGCAGACCACGGTCGACGTGTTCGGCCATACCGATTCGACCGGAGGCGAACAGCACAATTTCGATCTGTCGCAGCGCCGCGCGCTGGCGGTCGCTAACTATCTGTCCGGTCAGGGCGTCGATCAGCGCCGCTTCGCCGTCACCGGCTTCGGCAAGACGCGGCCGATCGCTTCCAATGCGACGGCCGCCGGCCGCGAGCAGAACCGCCGCGTCGAAATCCAGCTTTCACCGCTCACCTGA